The proteins below come from a single Spiroplasma endosymbiont of Atherix ibis genomic window:
- a CDS encoding helix-turn-helix domain-containing protein: protein MAKKGQKFRKWTKEEKEKIIELSLNCYSLKEIALKFNSTTGSIGTIINKYKNAKISEAKPRLPYKIDYSISQKANDLFIGVLFDYNKELIKENNILKKQWASKGETKKK from the coding sequence ATGGCTAAAAAAGGACAAAAGTTTAGAAAATGAACTAAAGAAGAAAAAGAAAAAATTATTGAATTAAGTTTGAATTGCTATTCTCTAAAAGAAATAGCATTAAAATTTAACTCAACTACTGGATCAATTGGAACAATAATTAACAAATATAAAAATGCAAAGATAAGTGAAGCAAAACCTCGCTTGCCTTATAAAATAGATTACAGCATATCTCAAAAGGCAAATGATTTGTTTATAGGAGTTCTATTCGACTATAATAAAGAATTAATTAAGGAGAATAATATTTTAAAAAAGCAATGAGCCTCCAAGGGCGAAACCAAAAAGAAATAA
- a CDS encoding DDE-type integrase/transposase/recombinase: MSLQGRNQKEIIQELLINTKYNRTIICKILNINRTSTYKENKTLMNFLNDTRIMNLVISEIEKNNFLSAYSAKRWSLYFKLNYIDPFRINHKKLERIFKKFNHIAYYIKKQTKHEIKKYKETIRKNYLKEAKEMGFENIWTSDITQFSVKTKKGYICTVQDNLTGEIIGKSKRIDNQKTNFVLEAVKMAYKNKKYLGPILLHSDNGNQYTSENYINLCNDLQIIRSYSKPGTPHHNGKHESFHSRLKDETIRTCHIENIN, translated from the coding sequence ATGAGCCTCCAAGGGCGAAACCAAAAAGAAATAATTCAGGAATTATTAATAAATACGAAATATAATCGAACAATAATTTGCAAAATTTTAAATATTAATAGAACATCAACATATAAAGAAAATAAAACTTTAATGAATTTCCTCAATGATACAAGAATTATGAATTTAGTGATTTCAGAAATTGAAAAAAATAATTTTCTTAGTGCTTATAGTGCTAAAAGATGATCTTTATATTTTAAATTGAATTATATTGACCCTTTTAGGATAAATCACAAAAAATTAGAACGTATATTTAAAAAATTTAATCATATTGCATATTATATTAAGAAACAAACTAAACATGAAATTAAAAAATATAAAGAAACTATTAGAAAAAATTATCTTAAAGAAGCAAAAGAAATGGGATTTGAAAACATTTGAACTAGTGACATAACTCAATTTTCAGTTAAAACAAAAAAAGGTTATATTTGCACAGTTCAAGATAATTTAACTGGAGAAATAATAGGAAAATCTAAAAGAATAGATAATCAAAAAACAAATTTTGTGCTTGAAGCTGTAAAAATGGCATATAAAAATAAAAAATATTTAGGTCCAATATTATTACATTCAGATAATGGAAATCAATATACTTCTGAAAACTACATAAATTTATGTAATGATTTGCAAATCATTAGAAGTTATTCAAAACCAGGAACACCTCATCATAATGGCAAGCATGAAAGTTTTCATAGTCGTTTAAAAGATGAAACTATAAGAACATGTCATATTGAAAACATCAATTAA
- a CDS encoding lipoprotein has product MKKLLSVLATLGVVTSSTVSVVACVAKSDNKPE; this is encoded by the coding sequence ATGAAAAAGTTATTAAGTGTATTGGCAACATTAGGGGTTGTTACATCGTCAACTGTTAGTGTTGTTGCGTGTGTTGCAAAATCTGACAATAAACCAGAATAA
- a CDS encoding ABC transporter B family permease/ATP-binding protein: MKTKKRKSKSIEFFKIISRYYIKYWWITLILIITILSFCLTRASIPLLTQQITLSIKSENKIISENEQAIWWGWNSIINIIIAIFMILVDAIGTFIFNYFSWILGRKIEVDLRNKILEKLVRQDISYYSDKKIGEILTSVVADTQNLGEGAVRIPTNMGIAISQFIAAFTMTFILSWEIAIFGSIIYFALLILYFVFYSKTVKKYEVARDVYEEVNGNVTDRVGTIRLIKSSGTEDYEKNYFEEQQQINYKAHKPAILNLSFLITTVYAGSMILQFAIPIIAGIIYSIKGDPQAATLFFAITFPAYMINQASLIATFNSLMGITFSLAMSGVASSHVSALLSSESRLDPNYNSGIIVNDIKGNIVFKDIEFRYPEKPEKLILPKFNFTFEEGKSYAFVGSTGSGKSTIARLLLRFYDPSNGQIIINKNQDLKDLNLASYLKHIGYVEQEPQILFGDVFENVKYGRFEATNEAVIEACKKAEIHNLISSWPEGYNTILGERGFMLSGGQKQRLIIARMILKNPQVLILDEATSALDNIVEKEVQTKLNELMKGRTSFTIAHRLSTIKNVDHIIVLGGNAQGIVQEGKFADLIKVEGHFKNLYEAGLLEQNN; the protein is encoded by the coding sequence ATGAAAACCAAAAAAAGAAAATCAAAAAGTATTGAATTTTTTAAGATAATTTCAAGATATTATATAAAATACTGATGAATTACTTTAATTTTGATTATAACAATTTTGTCATTTTGTTTAACAAGAGCTTCAATTCCTCTATTAACACAACAAATAACATTATCTATTAAAAGTGAAAATAAAATAATAAGTGAAAATGAACAAGCTATTTGATGAGGGTGAAATTCAATAATAAATATTATAATTGCTATTTTTATGATTTTAGTTGATGCAATAGGAACATTTATATTCAATTATTTTTCTTGAATTTTAGGAAGAAAAATTGAAGTTGATTTAAGAAATAAAATTCTTGAAAAATTAGTAAGACAAGATATTTCATATTATTCAGATAAAAAAATTGGAGAAATTTTAACAAGTGTTGTTGCAGATACACAAAATTTAGGTGAAGGTGCTGTTAGAATTCCAACAAATATGGGAATTGCAATTTCTCAATTTATAGCTGCATTTACTATGACTTTCATTTTATCTTGAGAAATTGCTATTTTTGGTTCAATCATTTATTTTGCACTATTAATTTTATATTTTGTATTTTATTCAAAAACAGTTAAGAAATATGAAGTAGCTAGAGATGTTTATGAAGAAGTAAATGGTAATGTAACTGATAGAGTTGGAACAATTAGATTAATTAAATCATCAGGAACAGAAGATTATGAAAAAAATTATTTTGAAGAGCAACAACAAATAAACTATAAAGCTCATAAACCTGCTATTTTAAATTTATCTTTTTTAATAACTACAGTTTATGCAGGATCAATGATTTTACAATTTGCTATTCCAATTATTGCAGGTATTATTTATTCAATTAAAGGTGATCCACAAGCAGCTACATTATTTTTTGCAATTACATTTCCTGCTTATATGATTAATCAAGCTTCTTTAATAGCAACATTTAATAGTTTAATGGGAATTACATTTTCATTAGCTATGTCTGGAGTTGCCAGTAGTCATGTTTCTGCACTTTTAAGTTCAGAGTCAAGATTAGATCCTAATTATAATAGTGGAATTATAGTTAATGATATTAAGGGAAATATTGTATTTAAAGATATAGAATTTAGATATCCAGAAAAACCAGAAAAATTAATATTGCCTAAATTTAATTTTACTTTTGAAGAGGGTAAATCATATGCTTTTGTTGGATCAACTGGAAGTGGAAAATCAACAATTGCGCGTTTATTGCTTAGATTTTATGATCCAAGTAATGGACAAATTATAATTAATAAAAATCAAGATTTAAAAGATTTAAATTTAGCAAGTTACTTAAAACATATTGGTTATGTTGAACAAGAACCTCAAATTTTATTTGGTGATGTATTTGAAAATGTTAAATATGGAAGATTTGAAGCAACAAATGAAGCAGTTATTGAAGCATGTAAAAAAGCAGAAATTCATAATTTAATTTCTTCTTGACCAGAAGGGTACAATACTATTTTAGGAGAACGTGGATTTATGTTATCAGGGGGACAAAAACAAAGACTTATTATTGCAAGAATGATTTTGAAAAATCCACAAGTCCTAATTTTAGATGAAGCAACAAGTGCTCTTGACAATATTGTAGAAAAAGAAGTTCAAACTAAATTAAATGAATTAATGAAAGGTAGAACAAGTTTTACTATTGCTCATAGACTTTCAACAATTAAAAATGTTGATCACATTATTGTACTTGGGGGCAATGCACAAGGAATAGTTCAAGAAGGAAAATTTGCTGATTTAATTAAAGTTGAAGGTCATTTTAAAAATTTATATGAAGCAGGACTATTAGAGCAAAACAATTAG
- a CDS encoding lipoprotein, producing MKKLLSLLATTGLVATTSSTVVACGDGEAAKNKNVTLDKQSIEVTQGGTGEISITSTNDLTGVKIEGQVENKVTATVQDKKIKITVSETAEEKDYILTITGDKINSKHFLVKVKEKSVSSLTTVVKTNVILYSEIVEVTQGGTGEISITSTNDLTGVKIEDQVENKVTTAISGKKIIITVSETAEEKDYILKITGKNINSKTFKVIVKAEPAVKTDVILDKEIVEVTKGGTGEVSIISENDLAGVKIGIQVAGKVTTAISGIKITITVSKAAEVGDYTLTITGNNINSKTFKVRVKAEPAVKTDVILDKEIVEVTKGGTGEVSIISENDLAGVKIGIQVENKVTTAISRKKIIITVSEEAEVGDYTLTITGNNINSKTFKVKVLAK from the coding sequence ATGAAAAAATTATTAAGTTTATTAGCAACTACAGGTCTAGTTGCAACAACAAGTTCAACAGTTGTTGCATGTGGAGATGGAGAGGCTGCAAAAAATAAAAATGTAACTTTAGATAAACAATCAATTGAAGTTACTCAGGGGGGAACTGGTGAAATTAGCATTACATCAACAAATGATCTAACAGGGGTTAAAATTGAAGGTCAAGTTGAAAATAAAGTAACAGCAACAGTTCAAGATAAAAAAATAAAAATTACAGTTTCAGAAACAGCTGAAGAAAAAGATTATATTTTAACAATTACTGGAGATAAAATAAATAGTAAACATTTTTTAGTTAAGGTTAAAGAAAAATCAGTTTCAAGTCTAACAACTGTTGTAAAAACTAATGTGATTTTATATTCAGAAATAGTAGAAGTTACTCAGGGGGGAACTGGTGAAATTAGCATTACATCAACAAATGATCTAACAGGGGTTAAAATTGAAGATCAAGTTGAAAATAAAGTAACAACAGCAATTAGTGGTAAAAAAATAATAATTACAGTTTCAGAAACAGCTGAAGAAAAAGATTATATTTTAAAAATTACTGGAAAAAACATAAATAGTAAAACTTTTAAAGTTATAGTTAAAGCAGAACCTGCTGTAAAAACTGATGTGATTTTAGATAAAGAAATAGTAGAAGTTACTAAAGGAGGAACTGGTGAAGTTAGCATTATATCAGAAAATGATTTAGCAGGTGTTAAAATCGGAATTCAAGTTGCAGGTAAAGTAACAACAGCAATTAGTGGTATAAAAATAACAATTACAGTTTCAAAAGCAGCTGAAGTAGGAGATTATACTTTAACAATTACTGGAAATAACATAAATAGTAAAACTTTTAAAGTTAGAGTTAAAGCAGAACCTGCTGTAAAAACTGATGTGATTTTAGATAAAGAAATAGTAGAAGTTACTAAAGGAGGAACTGGTGAAGTTAGCATTATATCAGAAAATGATTTAGCAGGTGTTAAAATCGGAATTCAAGTTGAAAATAAAGTAACAACAGCAATTAGTCGTAAAAAAATAATAATTACAGTTTCAGAAGAAGCTGAAGTAGGAGATTATACTTTAACAATTACTGGAAATAACATAAATAGTAAAACTTTTAAAGTTAAAGTTCTTGCAAAATAA
- a CDS encoding lipoprotein: protein MKKLLSLIGVITITASSASVVACAKNFTENKSNPEFEKDSKQDTISKLMSQYSKTLYINQKVLSDGESHFSSQYTMENKVKYEYLSTLGLTNFDKSEKVKSNTKFDTIAKKYFDINLLSNDLKLSDNIYQGYVVDPSKSSEGIVEKIKTMLPTVLDFLSDPSDLKGILSLVSNNPAMIAGFISPEILKILGKVLNQENLKYLENAFSNDIYKNMTYQTSLDSSVIVLSNALDKTLNGKNVQKLAYVSQSDVDSNKEAAKTKLATNIQALISGEKSLNVDYIENIDSIAEIIRFVRTLLIYIEQFSYYEMTSSVLTLEQIEAKRNSKVQSNTVDLKQLFKKLNFMVNSDETGISFKNFIGILFATNSTNFTLNQDFENNVNDGLMGLVSKVAQKWMKQEIMEVDILGEKAKIYVNSLIRLFINSGLEAENGGELFPLIMMAATEKTELLPSSVKDFMEKIKKNNDGEKFMMDWMGYLWNNSNKLLNFSIKNLILKPINEINLLGLFGGASSSNKNQFNQSKAGLLNYLNKKSIKDIVNEFSSALDKTTNSKIDFSDFVELIARLSKNNTIENALKNLDKMFEILGYNSDGTIKQGSVLEQLFKILNNIKEIIGVTNTIIKNWIKTSDELEKKFEKEVDDLLKNLKVTTKINSVNNFQYSVTNGKVEYVFNIKLTYNKDNTKLVISEINLV from the coding sequence ATGAAAAAATTATTAAGTTTAATAGGAGTTATTACAATTACTGCATCATCAGCTAGTGTTGTTGCGTGTGCTAAAAACTTTACAGAAAATAAGTCAAATCCTGAATTTGAAAAGGATAGCAAACAAGATACTATTTCAAAATTGATGTCTCAATATTCAAAAACACTCTATATAAATCAAAAAGTTTTATCAGATGGAGAATCTCACTTTAGTTCACAATATACAATGGAAAATAAAGTTAAATATGAATATTTATCTACTTTAGGTTTAACTAATTTTGATAAATCAGAAAAAGTTAAGAGTAATACTAAATTTGATACAATAGCTAAAAAATATTTTGATATAAATCTTTTATCAAATGATTTAAAATTATCTGATAACATTTATCAAGGTTATGTAGTTGATCCAAGTAAAAGCAGTGAAGGTATTGTAGAAAAAATTAAAACTATGTTACCAACTGTTTTAGATTTTTTATCAGATCCAAGTGATCTTAAAGGAATATTATCATTAGTTTCAAATAATCCAGCAATGATTGCAGGATTTATTTCACCTGAAATTTTAAAAATTTTAGGAAAAGTATTAAACCAAGAAAATTTAAAATATCTTGAGAATGCATTTAGCAATGATATTTATAAAAATATGACTTATCAAACATCACTTGATTCAAGTGTGATTGTTTTGTCAAATGCTTTAGATAAAACATTAAATGGTAAAAATGTGCAAAAATTAGCATATGTTAGTCAAAGTGATGTTGATTCTAATAAAGAAGCAGCAAAAACTAAATTAGCAACAAATATTCAAGCTTTAATTTCAGGAGAAAAATCATTAAATGTTGATTATATTGAAAATATTGATTCAATAGCTGAAATTATTAGATTTGTAAGAACATTGTTAATTTATATAGAACAATTTAGTTATTATGAAATGACTTCAAGTGTCTTAACTTTAGAACAAATTGAAGCAAAAAGAAATAGCAAAGTTCAATCAAATACAGTTGATTTAAAACAATTATTTAAAAAATTAAATTTTATGGTTAACAGTGATGAAACAGGAATTTCATTTAAAAACTTTATAGGAATTTTATTTGCTACAAATTCAACTAATTTTACTTTAAATCAGGATTTTGAAAATAATGTAAATGATGGATTAATGGGATTAGTTTCTAAAGTTGCTCAAAAATGAATGAAACAAGAAATTATGGAAGTTGATATTTTAGGTGAGAAAGCAAAAATATATGTAAATTCATTAATTAGATTATTTATAAACTCTGGTTTAGAAGCTGAAAATGGAGGAGAATTATTTCCTTTAATAATGATGGCAGCTACTGAAAAGACAGAGTTGTTACCAAGTTCAGTTAAAGATTTTATGGAAAAAATTAAAAAGAATAATGATGGAGAAAAGTTTATGATGGATTGAATGGGATATTTATGAAATAACTCAAATAAACTTCTAAACTTTTCAATTAAAAATTTAATATTAAAACCTATTAATGAAATTAATCTATTAGGTTTATTTGGAGGTGCGTCTTCAAGTAATAAAAATCAATTTAATCAATCAAAAGCAGGTTTATTAAATTATTTAAATAAAAAATCAATTAAAGATATAGTAAATGAATTTAGTAGTGCTCTTGATAAAACTACAAATTCTAAAATTGATTTTAGTGATTTTGTAGAGTTAATTGCAAGATTAAGTAAAAATAATACTATTGAAAATGCTTTAAAAAATTTGGATAAAATGTTTGAAATTCTTGGATATAACAGTGATGGAACTATCAAACAAGGATCAGTATTAGAACAATTATTTAAAATTTTAAATAATATCAAAGAAATAATTGGAGTAACAAATACAATAATTAAAAATTGAATAAAAACTAGTGATGAGTTAGAAAAGAAATTTGAAAAAGAAGTTGATGATTTATTAAAAAACTTAAAAGTAACAACAAAAATTAATTCAGTAAATAATTTCCAATATAGTGTAACAAATGGAAAAGTTGAATATGTATTTAATATTAAATTAACTTACAACAAAGATAACACAAAATTAGTTATTTCAGAAATTAATTTAGTTTAA
- a CDS encoding ABC transporter B family permease/ATP-binding protein, whose translation MKKKKEISNNRAFLYLFFKYYKQNFKKNWWVIPNFLFWAFMLFLAPLLTNQINLSLTKQSVNHGFWLLDYWGLSTVQLIIISAVLLFLNLINSFLFNWWSNTFAKQIETNLRNEILEKLVRQDISYYSDKKIGELLTNVISDSQIVGNQAVDIPMNVASAFSQAIVGLLLTFILEWRIALVGFVIFMLILISFFVTYAILVAKYEKVRLTMEKTNGNVIDRVISIRLIKSSGTEDYETEHFKEKHVDYYKQAKPLGKWLSLFSMIVFAGDFLLLFTAPLFTAIFFGGNTDTSKIEAFFKIFPSFVMAQGILTAPIITLFIISGSAAMAGVSSSRILRTLNAESILDFHYYEGIEIDNLKDDIVFKNIKFRYPEKPENLVLPNFNFILEYGKSYAFVGETGSGKSTIAKLLLRFYDPTEGQILINKKDDLKEVNLSTYLNHVGYVEQEPQILFGTVLDNIKYGCFDATDDEAIEACKKAELHALVMSWPEGYKTVLGERGFMLSGGQKQRLIIARIFLKDPELLILDEATSALDNIVEKEIQTKLNQLMKGRTSVTIAHKLSTIKEVDHIVVIGANGGGIIQEGTFNELIKKPGHFKNLYEAGKINK comes from the coding sequence ATGAAAAAGAAAAAAGAAATATCGAATAATAGAGCTTTTTTGTATCTATTTTTTAAATATTACAAACAAAATTTCAAAAAAAATTGATGAGTAATTCCTAACTTTTTATTTTGGGCTTTTATGTTATTTTTAGCTCCTCTATTAACTAATCAAATTAATTTATCCTTGACAAAACAAAGTGTAAATCATGGTTTTTGATTACTTGATTATTGAGGATTATCAACAGTTCAATTAATAATTATTTCAGCAGTACTTTTATTTTTAAATTTAATTAACTCATTTTTGTTTAATTGATGATCAAATACATTTGCAAAACAAATAGAAACTAATTTAAGAAATGAAATTCTTGAAAAATTAGTAAGACAAGATATTTCATATTATTCAGATAAAAAAATTGGAGAGCTATTAACTAATGTAATTTCTGATTCACAAATTGTTGGAAATCAAGCAGTTGATATACCAATGAACGTTGCAAGTGCATTTTCTCAAGCTATAGTTGGTTTATTATTAACTTTCATTCTTGAGTGAAGAATTGCACTAGTTGGTTTTGTAATATTTATGCTAATTTTAATTTCATTTTTTGTAACTTATGCAATTTTAGTTGCTAAGTATGAAAAAGTAAGATTAACAATGGAAAAAACTAATGGTAATGTAATTGATAGAGTTATTTCCATTAGATTAATTAAATCATCAGGAACAGAAGATTATGAAACAGAACATTTTAAAGAAAAACATGTAGATTATTATAAACAAGCTAAACCTTTAGGAAAATGATTAAGTTTGTTTTCAATGATTGTTTTTGCAGGAGATTTTTTATTATTATTTACAGCTCCATTATTTACAGCTATTTTTTTTGGGGGAAATACAGATACTAGTAAAATAGAAGCTTTCTTTAAAATATTTCCATCATTTGTTATGGCTCAAGGAATTTTAACTGCACCTATTATTACATTATTTATAATTTCAGGATCAGCTGCCATGGCAGGAGTGTCATCATCTAGAATTTTAAGAACTTTAAATGCAGAATCTATTTTAGATTTTCACTATTATGAGGGAATAGAAATTGACAATTTAAAAGATGATATTGTATTTAAAAATATTAAGTTTAGGTATCCAGAAAAACCTGAAAATTTAGTATTACCAAATTTTAATTTTATATTAGAGTATGGTAAATCATATGCTTTTGTTGGTGAAACAGGAAGTGGAAAATCAACAATTGCAAAATTATTATTAAGATTCTATGATCCAACAGAAGGTCAGATATTGATTAATAAAAAAGATGATTTAAAAGAAGTTAATTTATCTACATATTTAAATCATGTTGGCTATGTTGAACAAGAACCTCAAATTTTATTTGGTACAGTTTTAGACAATATTAAATATGGATGTTTTGATGCAACAGATGATGAAGCAATCGAAGCATGTAAAAAAGCTGAATTACATGCTTTGGTAATGAGTTGACCAGAAGGATACAAAACTGTTTTAGGAGAACGTGGATTTATGTTATCAGGGGGACAAAAACAACGTTTAATTATAGCAAGAATTTTTTTAAAAGATCCAGAACTATTAATTTTAGATGAAGCAACAAGTGCTTTAGACAATATTGTAGAAAAAGAAATTCAAACAAAATTAAATCAGTTAATGAAAGGCAGAACAAGTGTTACTATTGCTCATAAACTTTCAACTATTAAAGAAGTTGATCATATTGTTGTAATTGGTGCAAATGGTGGGGGAATTATTCAAGAAGGAACATTTAATGAATTAATTAAAAAACCTGGTCATTTTAAAAATTTATATGAAGCTGGAAAAATCAACAAATAA
- a CDS encoding integrase core domain-containing protein has translation MQIIRSYSKPGTPHHNGKHESFHSRLKDETIRTCHIENINQCLKIEWAWLDFYNNDRIRINKKW, from the coding sequence TTGCAAATCATTAGAAGTTATTCAAAACCAGGAACACCTCATCATAATGGCAAGCATGAAAGTTTTCATAGTCGTTTAAAAGATGAAACTATAAGAACATGTCATATTGAAAACATCAATCAATGCTTAAAAATAGAATGAGCATGATTAGATTTTTATAATAATGATAGAATTAGAATAAATAAAAAATGATAA
- a CDS encoding Pr6Pr family membrane protein, giving the protein MNFNFYIWNTYKRSSNIGNDSSKNEPSILNIWSKDEAGKVIGYDYYGYVINFFSFFTIQSNILIVVWLLVGFFNHNKEGEIKILKKSFSLSVITYITVTAIIFNFMLLPQVLASGDNNFGALWWVEQMVVHTLGPIAAVVYFLFFMKQNLEFNFKKFIKKDFWIIAIYPVAYLIYTLSREELIYRSYGSDASLAHKHQAYQYFFLEIHNKNALGLGNESFMNNGLTWLFIAIITIVGIIIGLGSLYLFIGSKTSNIRNSWKNQNNEKKLQQAT; this is encoded by the coding sequence ATTAATTTTAACTTTTATATTTGAAATACTTATAAAAGGTCTAGTAATATAGGCAATGATTCTTCTAAAAATGAACCAAGTATTTTAAATATATGATCAAAAGATGAAGCTGGAAAGGTTATTGGATACGATTATTATGGTTATGTAATTAATTTTTTTAGTTTCTTTACTATTCAATCAAATATATTAATAGTTGTATGATTATTGGTTGGTTTTTTCAATCACAATAAAGAGGGAGAAATAAAAATATTGAAAAAATCATTTTCTCTAAGTGTTATAACTTATATAACAGTTACTGCAATTATTTTTAACTTTATGCTATTGCCACAAGTATTAGCATCAGGGGACAATAACTTTGGAGCACTTTGATGAGTAGAACAAATGGTTGTTCATACACTTGGACCAATTGCAGCAGTTGTTTATTTCTTATTTTTTATGAAACAAAATTTAGAATTTAACTTTAAAAAATTTATTAAAAAAGATTTTTGAATAATAGCAATCTATCCAGTTGCTTATTTAATTTATACTTTAAGTCGTGAAGAGTTAATTTATAGAAGTTATGGATCAGATGCAAGTTTAGCACATAAACATCAAGCTTATCAATATTTTTTCTTAGAAATACATAATAAAAATGCTCTAGGTTTAGGAAATGAAAGTTTTATGAATAATGGTTTAACATGATTGTTTATTGCCATAATAACAATTGTTGGAATTATTATAGGTTTAGGAAGTCTTTACTTATTTATTGGTTCAAAAACAAGTAATATAAGAAATAGTTGAAAAAATCAAAATAATGAAAAAAAATTACAACAAGCAACGTAG
- a CDS encoding SGNH/GDSL hydrolase family protein — MKKLLSLIASLSFLTTTSSAVLSCIPQSDEINFKFDKNIGTQFDKRNAKDTSDDKSNHIGFSNFFTLGDSLSDQGGLVTIAKDELEVNLKISGEYKGWFSNGPTTASLINSKLNFSTQEFGSSNLVHKSDINRNNEKVWGKNYSIGGATAYEQGGIASILMGNTGIYKQAKSLVEQQVIHQDDLFFVEIGGNDMFAILDNLNDSKKREEIMQDALENIKNALYTLLNNGVKKIIFLTPPDMTLIPKYNKKLQSDNYVIHQCQI, encoded by the coding sequence ATGAAAAAACTATTATCTCTAATTGCTTCACTTAGTTTTCTAACAACAACTTCATCTGCTGTTTTATCTTGTATTCCACAATCTGATGAGATCAACTTTAAGTTTGATAAAAATATTGGAACACAATTTGATAAAAGAAATGCAAAAGATACAAGTGATGATAAAAGCAATCACATTGGTTTTTCTAACTTTTTTACACTTGGTGATTCATTAAGCGATCAAGGTGGATTAGTTACAATAGCTAAAGATGAATTAGAAGTTAATCTTAAAATTTCAGGTGAATATAAAGGTTGATTTAGTAACGGTCCAACTACTGCATCATTAATAAATAGTAAATTAAACTTTTCAACTCAAGAGTTTGGTTCATCAAATTTAGTTCATAAATCTGATATTAATCGCAATAATGAAAAAGTTTGAGGTAAAAATTACTCTATTGGTGGAGCAACAGCATATGAACAAGGTGGAATTGCTTCAATATTAATGGGAAATACTGGAATTTATAAACAAGCTAAATCACTTGTTGAACAACAAGTAATTCATCAAGATGATTTATTTTTTGTAGAAATAGGTGGAAATGATATGTTTGCTATTTTAGATAATCTAAATGATTCTAAAAAAAGAGAAGAAATAATGCAAGATGCACTTGAAAATATTAAAAATGCATTATATACATTATTAAATAATGGTGTTAAAAAAATAATTTTTCTAACACCTCCAGACATGACACTGATTCCAAAATATAATAAAAAATTACAATCAGATAATTATGTGATTCATCAATGTCAGATTTAA